Below is a genomic region from Bacillus spongiae.
ATTTTTCCACCTTCTTTGGTTAGGATGAGGAGGACATGCTTTTTAGTTGAACTTCTTGTACGGATGTTCTAATTGGGCCGTTACTATCATACAACTAGAGAGAAAATGGGGGAAAGGGGGAAACGATGGATCAGTATAGATTAATAGGTAAAAGTATCCCTAGAAAAGAAGGGGAAAATAAAGTAACCGGTAGAACCAAATATGTTGATGATCACCCTGAGGCAGGTACCCTATTTGTTCAACTTGTGACAAGTCAATGTGCTCACGGTTATATTCGTAACATCAATACGACTGAGGCGTACCATGTCCCTGGTGTACTTCGTGTTGTGCTGGGGAATGACTTCCCTTACCCGGTTGGGTCAACCATTGTCGATCGACCCCCATTGGCGTTTGAAAAAGTTCGATATTTTGGTGAACCAATCGCTATGGTCATTGCAACTAGTGAAGTTTCTGCCAAAAGAGCGGCTCTTTCCATTCAGGTTACGTATGATGAATTACCTGTTGTGAATTCAGCCTTACAAGCCTATGAGAGCACTGCCCCGCTCGTACACGAAAATATTAATCAATACAAAGTGATGAAAGAGAGAATTCGCCCTGAACATGGGACAAATATTGCCAACCGAACAAAGGTAAGAAAAGGAGATACAGAAAAGGGATTTTCACAGAGTGATATCGTAATAGAAGAATATTTTACACTTCCACAATCGGATCATGCTGCCATGGAAACAAGAGGGGTAATAGCGGAAATAAAGCCCAATGGAGACGTAGAGATTACGTCAGCTTCCCAAAGCCCATTTGAAATTAGGAGAGATTTAAGTGATGCATTTGGTCTAAATGCAGGAAACATTCATGTGACAGTTCCATTAGTGGGAGGAGGCTTCGGAGGAAAGACCGCTGTACAGTTAGAGATTTTAGCTTATCTCGCTTCAGTACATGTAGGTGGGAGAAAGGTGAAATTACGAAACACGAGAGAACAGGATTTTATCACCTCTCCAGTCCATATCGGATTGGAGGCAAAAGTGAAATTAGGATGTACGAAAGCTGGGAGATTACAAGCAGCAGAGTTTTTATTTTTGTTTGATGGTGGTGCTTACTCAGGAAGTGGAGTGTTGATGAGTACCGTCGTTGCTCTTGATTGCACGGGCCCGTACTCAATTGAACATGTCACATGTGATTCATTATGCATGTACACGAATCACCCTTATGCAACGGCATTCCGTGGGTTTGGCCATTGTGAATTTAGTTTTGCTGTGGAAAGAGCAATCGATATAATAGCTGGTAAATTAGACATATGCCCGTTGGAATTTCGAATGAAGAATGCTATTACACCTGGAGATACAACTCCTTCACAAGTAAGAATTACACCTAGTAACATGGGTGACGGAATCGCTTGTTTAAAGAAACTTAAGGAATTGATCAACTGGAATGATGGGGTTGTATTCCATGAATCAAAAAATAAAGTGAGAGCCAAGGGAATTTCCTTCGTATGGAAAAACTCCTCTACAAGTGTAAATGCCGGAGCAGGTGCGACCCTCATTTTTAATGAAAACGGGAGTGTTACGATTAACTGTGGGGCTGTTGAAATCGGACAAGGAACGAAAACCGTGTTGGCACAAATGGTGGCAGAACGCTTAAAGATGGAGATAGAGGATGTGCACATAAAAATGGAGGTGGATACTCAAGTAGCCCCTGAACATTGGAAAACGGCTGCTAGTCGAACGACGTATTTAGTTGGAAATGCTGTATTGGCCGCGACGGAAGATGCAATGCAGCAACTAAAAGAAACAGCTAGTAAACTATTGGCTCTACCCTTAGAAAAGCTAGAAATAGAAAATAAAAAAGTATACGAAAAGAATGTTGAACGGAACTATATAGATTTTGCCCAAATTGCGTTTGGAATTGTTAACGAGAATGGAGAAGTAATAGGTCAACAAGTTATCGGAAGAGGCTCGTATGTGTTTGAAGGGTTAAAGGAAGCGAATAAGGATACAGGAGTTGGACAGTCTGGTCCTGAATGGGGTGTCGCCGCTCAAGCTGTCGAAGTAGAGTACAATCCGTCAACTCACACCTATAAGCTGCTTCAAGCAGTCTGTGTAATCGATGCGGGGAAAATATTAAATAAAAAAGGAGCCGAAACACAAGTCTTTGGGGCAATGAACATGGGAATAAGTTTCGCCTCACGAGAAGCCTTTTATTTTGACGAAAAAGCAAGAGTGTTAAATAATCAATTCCGTTCATATAAACCCATTCATTTTGGACAACAGCCCACTTATAAAGTAGCCTTTGTCGAAACACCACATAGTCACTCCCCTTTCGGATCACGCGCTATTGGTGAGCACGGTATTCTTGGCATGCCAGCCGCCTTAGCCAATAGTCTTTCAACTGCTGCAAATGTTTCACTTTACCGGTTGCCTATTACACCAGAGTCAATTTGGAGAGTAGTAAGCCATCAGGACGGTTTTTCGTCATGATTCCATTTGATTTCGAATATTTTCAACCAAGCTCAATAACTGAAGCCATCCAGCTTTTCCAACAACTTTATGAAAAGCAGAAAGGGCCTTTATATTACGGGGGTGGGACGGAATTCACAACACTCGGCCGGTTTATGGATTTGACTAGAGCGGTCATAGACATAAAGAAAATTCCAGAGTGTAACATAATAGAACAGAATGGTTCAGAGCTAGTCGTAGGAGCAGCACTAACACTTACGAAACTGGCAGAAGACGATAGATTCCCTCTTTTAAGTCAAGTAGTTGCCAATGTAGCTGATCGAACTGCACGAAATCAAATCACACTTGGAGGTAACATTAATGGGATGATCCCTTATCGGGAGGGGGTTTTGCCTTTTTTAGTATGTGATAGTACTTGTGTGATTGCAGGCAAAAACGGGCTTCGGTACGAACCAATCCAGCAGCTTTTTAAGAAAAGGTTACGACTAGAAAAAGGAGAGTTTCTTGTTCAACTGAGGACACCATTACGAGAAATAAACGCTCCCTTTTACTACGTGAAAAAAAGAAAGATCGACAAGATCGATTACCCGCTTATTTCCATGGCGTCAATTAAGAAAGAACATGTCATTCAATTCGCTTTTAGCGGGTTATGTGCTTTTCCATTCCGTTCCATTCCGATGGAGAAAACACTTAATAATCAACAGCTGCCTCTAAAAAAAAGAATCAATCAGGCGTTCTTAATGATCCCAGCACCGATTAAAGACGATATACGTGGTTCTAGAGCTTACCGTGAATTTGTTCTCCAAGAAATAGTCACAACGATGATTGAAACGTTGGAAGGAGGTACAGTGTGATAACAAAGCTTACCGTTAATATAAACGGACAAATAAGTGAAGCAGTCGTGAGGATGGCGGAAACACTTCTTGAAACACTTAGAGAACAATACGGTTTAACAGGGGCTAAACGAGGGTGTGAAAATGGAGATTGTGGTAGTTGTACCGTTTTAATTGATAACATACCGATAAAGTCTTGCATGCTCCTTACAGTAGAGACAAGAGAGAAAAAAATTGTTACGATTGAAGGTTTGCATAATACCCCTATACAACAAGCCTTTCTCGAGAAATGGGCCTTTCAATGTGGCTATTGTACATCAGGGTTTATTATGAACGCTCACTCTCTTATTCATCACCACCCAGATGCTGATGATGAGCGAATAGAAGATTGGCTAGGTTCTAACCTTTGTCGTTGCACTAGTTACCAAGAAATTAAAGAAGCGGTCAGCTCCGTCCTTAAAAAGAATCATGATAGGAGTTGACACGAGTGCATGATATTTTAGACATAGTGGTGAAAAAGCCGCTCCCAATCACGTTGGCGACGATCATTCAGACAGAAGGATCATCTTATCAAAAGGCAGGAGCCATGATGGCCTTCGACAAGAATGGAGAACAAATCGGCATGCTAAGTGGTGGTTGTATTGAAGAGGAGCTCTCACATTATGTAAATGACTTATCCCCTAATAAATGGGCAACCAAAGAGATAGATATGACAGAAGATAGCTGGTTTTCAGAAGCAGGGTGTTACGGTGTCCTTTATGTACTATTGGAAACGGTTGATGAAACCGTACAAGAGTTTCTTAGAAGAGTGGTCATGTATATCGATGCGGGACTTTCAGTGAAAATAGTGAAGCACTTAGGCAAATCCGAGACGTTATGTATTTGTGAAAATGGACACCACTTTGGTAATTGGCAAGGGGAGGTTGAAAAAGTGAAACACGTACGAGAGGGATTACATGGTTCAATGTATGTTCAAACCATCCTTCCTCGACCAAGGTTGATCATATTTGGTGCAGGAGAAGATGCAAAGCCACTCGTCTTATTAGCAAAGCAAAATGGCTTCTCGATTACCATTAGTGACTGGCGTGAAAGCCTGTGTACACCGAGGAGATTTCCTGAAGCCGACCATTTTTTCATCGGGTTTCCAAGTGAAATTTTTCATCAGTTAGCGATACAAAAAAAGGACTTTGTCGTCATGATGACCCATCATTTGGAGCGGGATGAAGAGTTGCTAAGATTACTTTCTAAAGAGCCTTGTCGATATGTTGGAATATTGGGATCAAAGGAAAGAAAAACTCGTTTATTTGCACAAATTAAGGAACCAGAATGGGTGTTTTCACCGGTTGGCCTTTCGATTGGTGCAAGAGGTCCAAATGAGATTGCTGTCAGTATAATGGGAGAAATTATCCAGCAATTAAGGAAGGCATAACGATGAAGATTATAGGTGTTTATTTGGCAGCAGGAAATAGCAAGAGGACGGGTCCAGGAATTCATAAACTTTATTTTCCCATTCAACAGATTCCCCTAGGAAATTTAGGGTTAAGATCTGCTCTCGCATCCAATCTTCATGACGTTATTGTCGTCACTAATGACGTGCACTGGATTCTTCCAAGTCTACGGGAAGATCGTATCATTATTCATTCATGTGAGCAGTCTACGTATGGTCCAGCCCACTCGCTGCATAGTGGTATTTTAGAAGCAGAACGTTTAGAGGCAGATGGAGTTTTGGTAATGCTTGCCGACCAACCGTTTATTACAAGCGAACTATTGAACCAAATTATGGAGCAATTTCAGTTGGACAAAAGCGTTGACTTTGTCGCCACTAGCTTCAAGGGGATTCCTCAGCCTCCTGTGTTATTTTCTAACCGGTTGTTTTCAAAGCTAAAATGCCTATCTGGGAATAGAGGAGCTCACTCGATTTTAAAGGACCCTCAATATAAAAGGAAAATACTTTCCTATGATCAACCAGAATTACTGCGAGATATTGATACTTGGGAAGACTATTTATTCTTTAACAAATAATTATAGGTGTGTATGATACGATTAGCTTATTAAAACGGGTAGATTTGTACAACACGCTTTTTTCTTTTCTCCTATTATTTTGGTTAGCATTTACGTCTCTTTTTTTATAGTTTTTCCTCTTGAATAGATAGAATCCTTTCTTTTTTTGTAAAATATGTATACGATAAGGAGGAAGGAATCCTTTCTATTTAGAATGGTTGTACAAATAGAAAAAGAGATAGGAGTGGTGACCAATGATTGAAAACCCTTCAAGAGAAGAAATAAAGCAAATATTACATAAGGCAAAAACAATTGCGGTTGTCGGTTTAAGCGGAAATCCTGAGCGAACTTCTTATATGGTTTCAGAAGCGATGCAAAACGCAGGATATAAAATTATCCCTGTTAATCCGACAGTTGATAAAGTTCTAGGCGAAAAGTCAGTCCGATCATTAACAGACATTCAAGAGCATGTGGATATCGTCAATATTTTTAGACGGCCTGAACATCTACCCGAAATTGCTAAGGATTTCGATAAAATGGATGCGGACGTATTTTGGGCACAACTCGGTGTGGTCAATGAAGAAGCTTATGAATTTTTGAAAGAGAAAGGCTACACAACCATAATGGATCGATGTATTAAAGTGGAGCATGCTTTAACAAAATAGGAAAGTAAAGCAAGCAAAAGCACGAATATGCTTGCTTTTTTCGTGTTTTTTTTTTTAGAATACGTCATAAAGGGCAAGGATTTAACGAAAGAGGATTTGCCAAATAAAAATAAAACAGTAAAATAAAGCATAGACCATAACAATACTTATGATAAAATAAGAATTCGAACATTCGTTCTGATTTGATAAAAACTACTAATATAAGCTATCTATAGGCATTAATTGAAAGGGGAATGGATTTGGTAAAAGGAAGAAAAAACATGGATTACAATGATGAAGCAATCCAGGTACTTGAAGGCTTAGAAGCTGTCCGAAAAAGGCCAGGGATGTATATCGGCTCAACGGACGCAAGAGGGCTTCACCATCTTGTATATGAAATCGTAGATAATTCAGTCGATGAGGCACTCGCCGGTCATGGTGATCATATCATTGTCACAATACATAAAGATAATAGTATTTCCGTTCAAGATCACGGGAGAGGGATGCCTACTGGCATGCACAAAATGGGAAAGCCAACTCCAGAAATTATTTTAACGGTCCTGCATGCAGGCGGAAAATTTGGACAAGGGGGCTATAAAACGAGCGGAGGACTGCACGGTGTTGGAGCTTCTGTCGTGAACGCTCTATCAGAAAGTTTAGAAGTGACGATTAATCGTGATGGAATTACGTATCAACAACGTTTTGAAGACGGTGGAAAACCGGTGACAACGTTAGAAAAAGTAGGTAAATCGAAAAAAACAGGAACAACCATTCATTTTAAGCCAGACAAAAAGATATTTAGTACGATTACTTACAACTACGATACGTTATGTGAAAGACTTCGCGAGTCTGCATTTCTATTGAAAGGATTAAAAATCGAAATTATTGATAAGCGTCATGATCGACAGGACGTATTTTATTATGAGAATGGAATTGAAGCCTTTGTTGAGTACTTAAACGAGGACAAGGATTCCTTACATAAAGTGGTTTCTTTTGAAGGTCAAAATGCTACTATCGAGGTCGAGTACGCCTTCCAATTCAATGATGGTTTTTCTGAAAATGTTCTTTCATTCGTTAATAATGTTCGAACGAAAGATGGAGGAACACATGAAGCTGGTGCAAAAGCGGCTATGACAAGAGTTATAAACGAATATGCTCGCAAAGTACAATTGTTAAAAGAGCGAGATAAAAACCTTGAAGGAACAGATATTCGGGAAGGACTAGCAGCTGTCGTATCTGTTAGAATCCCTGAGGAACTTCTTCAATTTGAAGGTCAAACAAAAGGAAAACTCGGTACAAGTGAGGCACGTTCAGCGGTAGATTCTGTTGTAAGTGAACATTTACAGTATTTCCTTGAAGAAAACCCTGACATGAGTTCATTATTGATCAAAAAAGCGGTCAAAGCGGCGCAAGCGAGAGAAGCAGCTCGAAAAGCACGAGAAGATGCAAGAAGTGGGAAAAAACGAAAGCGGTCCGAGACGGTCCTTTCTGGAAAATTAACCCCTGCTCAATCACGAAACCCAGAACGAAATGAGCTTTATTTAGTCGAGGGGGATTCTGCTGGAGGTTCTGCCAAGCAAGGGCGCGACCGGAAATTCCAAGCCATTTTGCCACTGCGTGGGAAAGTAATCAATACTGAAAAAGCAAAACTACAAGATATTTTTAAAAACGAAGAAATCAATACGATTATTCATGCGATTGGGGCTGGAGTCGGTAATGATTTTAATGTTGATGACACCAACTATGACAAAGTCGTCATTATGACAGACGCTGATACAGACGGCGCTCATATCCAAGTCCTTTTGATAACGTTCTTTTATCGTTACATGAGACCGCTTCTAGAAGCGGGCAAAGTATTTATTGCTTTACCGCCGTTGTATAAAGTTAGTAAAGGAACGGGAAAAAAAGAAGTGATTCATTACGCTTGGACAGATGAAGAGCTTCAAGAAGCAACGAAAAAAGTAGGTAGAGGATATATGATTCAACGATACAAAGGTCTTGGCGAGATGAATGCGGATCAGCTTTGGGAAACTACAATGGATCCAACGACACGAACCTTAATTAGAGTGAAAATTGATGATGCCGCAAGAGCCGAAAAACGAATAACAACATTGATGGGGGATAAAGTGGAACCTCGTCGTAAGTGGATTGAAAACAATGTTGCCTTCGGTTTAGAGGAAGATGCAAGTATTTTAGAAAATGAAAATGTTATGGTCGCAGAGGAGGAATAAATCATGTCAACACATGAGAAATATCAAGACATGCCACTTGAAGAAGTGTTAGGCGACCGGTTTGGGCGTTATAGTAAATATATTATTCAAGATCGTGCATTGCCTGATGCAAGGGACGGGCTTAAGCCTGTCCAACGAAGAATATTATATGCGATGAATGTAGAAGGAAACACGCATGAAAAAGGATTTCGTAAATCTGCAAAAACCGTCGGAAATGTCATCGGAAATTATCACCCACACGGTGATACATCCGTGTACGATGCAATGGTACGAATGAGTCAGGATTGGAAGTTACGTAATTTCTTAGTAGAGATGCATGGAAACAATGGAAGCATCGATGGGGACCCACCAGCTGCGATGAGGTATACAGAAGCCCGTCTTTCTGCCATTTCTACAGAACTATTACGTGATATTGAAAAAAACACTGTAGAATTTATTCCTAACTTTGATGATACCGCCGAAGAGCCAACCGTTCTTCCTGCACGATTTCCCAATCTGTTAGTCAATGGCTCAACGGGGATTTCTGCAGGTTATGCTACGGAGATTCCGCCGCACCAGTTAGGTGAAGTGATTGACGGAGCAATCATGCGTATGGATCACCCAAAATGTACTGTCGAAGAATTAATGAAAGTCATTTCTGGTCCAGATTTTCCAACAGGTGGAATCATTCAAGGAACAGATGGAATTAAGAAGGCGTATGAAACAGGTAAAGGGAAATTTGTTATTCGAGGGAAAGCGGAAATTGAGGATATTCGTGGAGGGAAACAACAAATCGTTATAACCGAAATCCCCTTTGAAGTCAATAAAGCCAACCTTGTAAAGAAAATTGATGAATACCGAGTCGATAGAAAAGTGGAAGGGATATCAGAAGTTCGTGATGAAACCGATCGAACAGGCCTTCGTATTGTTGTGGAGTTAAAGCGTGATGCTAACGCAAACGGAGTATTAAATTACTTATATAAAAATTCTGATCTTCAAATTACATATAATTTTAATATGGTGGCAATCCATAATCGACGCCCTAAATTGATGGGGTTACGTGAACTACTTGATGCCTATGTCGCACATCAAAAAGAAGTAGTGACAAAGCGTTCTCAATACGATTTACAAAAAGCAAAAGATCGCGAACATATTGTCGAAGGACTAATGAAGGCATTGTCCATTTTAGACGAAGTAATTCGTACAATTCGTGGATCAAAGGATAAAAAAGACGCAAAAAAGAATTTACAGGAGAAATTTTTCTTTACTGAGCCCCAATCAGAAGCCATTGTGTCACTACAGCTTTATCGATTGACGAACACGGACATCACTGCTTTAAAGGAAGAAGCAGAAGAATTAGCAAAAAAGATTAAAGAATTAACCGACATTCTTCAAAATGAAAAAAAGTTATTGGTAGTGATTAAGAAAGAACTTAGAGCCATCAAAAAGCAGTTTAACGACACACGAAAAACGAAAATTGAAGATAAAATCGAAGAATTAAAAATTAATTTAGAAGTTCTCGTAGCTTCTGAAGATGTGATGGTCACAGTCACGAAAGATGGCTATATAAAGCGTACAAGTTTACGATCTTTTGCTGCATCGAACGGGCAAGATCTCGCGATGAAAGAAACGGATCGTTTATTAGCTCAATTCGAAATTAACACAACGGATAAACTCCTAGTATTCACGAATAAAGGGAATTACTTATATTTCCCTGTTCATGAATTACCAGATATTCGCTGGAAGGATCTCGGCCAACATGTTGCTAGCTTAATTTCGATTGAGCGAGATGAGCAAATCGTAAAGGTTATTCCAATTAAAGATTTTTCAGCTAAACAATATATGCTATTTATAACTAAAAATGGCATGGCGAAAAAGACAGAGTTAGCTCAGTATCAAGCACAACGATATTCTCGGCCACTTGTTGCTGTTAACTTAAAAGGGGATGATGAGGTCGTAAATGTTCATCTTACTTCAGGGGAAGAAGATGTCTTTTTAACGACACGTACCGGTTTTGCTCTCTGGTTCTCAGAAGAGGAAGTAAATATTGTTGGCCCTCGTGCCGCTGGAGTAAAGGGAATAAACTTAAAGGATGACGATTTCGTTGTTTCAGGAAAATTGATTTCAAAGGATGCATCAGCTGTGGTGATTGTTACACAACGAGGTGCCGTCAAAAAAATGAAACTAAGTGAGTTTGAAAAAACCTCAAGAGCGAAGCGTGGTGTCGTCCTTCTTCGAGAATTAAAGACAAATCCACATCGGATTGCCTCTGTGGAAATCGTCAAAGCAAATGATACGATTTCGATTCTAACTGACAAAGGCATCAGCGAGGAAATCAAAGTTTCTGACTTACGATTTAATGATCGTTATAGTAATGGATCGTTTGTATTAGATGAGTCAGAAGCAGGTCAAACGATTGAATCGTGGCTATTGGAAGATCCGTCCTGAAAGAAAAGGTGAAAAAAGGCACCTAGAAAGGTGTCTTTTTTTGCTGAATATACAAAAAAAAGGCCGTTCTATGTAAAAAAAAGGATGAAATTACATTGAATTATGATACGATAGAATTAAGTTGGAATTTTCAGAGTTTTAGGGAGATGAGTCTATTTGGAACGCCAATTAACCACTACTAAAGACCCAACAAGTGTTAAAGAGTTTTTTATTTCGTCTTTAGCAGAAGCAGATGAAAATATAGTATTAACGATATTAGATGAAAACGGGATTTACAAATATGTTTCACCCAATATAGAAAGGCTCTTAGGCTATCCACCAACTTTCTTTGGAGATAAACATTGCAACTATTTGATTCATCCTGAAGACTGGCATGACTGGATGATCAATGAAACGCAAAATTATCAACGTTACTCGTTTATTCAATATCGAATGATTACGCATTCGAATGTTGAAATTTGGGTTGAGTCGTTATTTATTATCGTACCATCTGCTACCATACGCGAGTATGTCATCCTTTCACGAGAAATTACGAAACGAAAGCAAATGGAAGATGCATTAATTCAAAATGAAAAGCTCGCTGCTATTGGGAAACTGGCTGCTGGAATAGCTCACGATATTCGGAATCCACTTACATCGCTTAAAGGGTTTTTAGACTTAATGATTTCCGGGATACAAGATCCTATCTATTTACAAATCATGAAAACAGAAATTGAACGAATTGAACTGACCACAAATGAATTAATGCTACTTGCAAAGCCATCCAAAAAAGAAGTCATGCGCTTTGATATTCAACAAATCATTCGTGATACATTAATGCTTTTAGATACTGAGGCGTTCAAACAGCAAGTACAATTTCGAAGTGATTTTCATGAAACACCCGTGTACATAAATGGTGATCCTTATCAAATAAAGCAAGTGATGATCAATTTTGTCAAAAATGCAATCGAAGCGATGATGAAAAAAGGAGTCATTGAGATTTCAGTCACTCAATTAGAAGAAGCCTGTCAAGTGAAAATTAAGGATGAAGGATGCGGGTTAACGAAAGAAGAGTTAAATCAAATTGGACGCCCCTTCTATACTTCAAAAGAGCAAGGCAATGGTTTAGGGCTAATGATGTGTGAATATATCCTCCGTAACCATAAAGGATTTATGTCATTCTCGAGTGAAAAAAATAAGGGAACGACCGTAACGATTCAGCTCCCACTTTCACATAAATAAATAATTGCTATTATTACATAATACTTCCTTTCTTGGAGAATATAACAGAAACGAACTTCAAGAAGGAGAGAGCTTACATGCATAAAGAACTACTCTTTGCTTTTGTAGCATTTTTCCTTATGTCACTAAATGTTGTTGTCGGAGCCAATACGTTTGAAATACAGCAACAAACAGGTGAGATCGTGATAGAATCGTGGCAGAAGGATGTAACAGGTGACGGCCATAAAAACGTCATCACGCTTTATGGAACGCCTTATGATGAAGATAGTCCATACTTTCAAAAGGTTTGGTCCATTGTCCAAACGAAAGACGGACAGAAGCTTCGAATGGATTATGATTCAGGCTATAACCCTACACTGCAATTTGTTGATTTAAACCATGATCAAGTGCTCGATGTCTTTTATTCTAGTGCAACAGGTGGTAACGGAGGAATATATCATTACGCAGCTCATTCAACAAAATCAGAAACGGTCGAAGATTTAGCCGTTCCAGACCCTTTAACGATTGTTGGAAAGTTTAAACAAGACTATCAAGCTGTCGTCACCTTTAAAGAAACGGGCAAGTCGTATCAAATAAACTTAATGGACCGGAAAAAGAATTACGATTTATTAAACCTATATGAAAATGGAACGCTTGTAAAACCAACGAGACTTATGATTGCTCCCTTTACATCACTAGAAGTCGTCAACATAGATAACGAAACAGGCAAAGGTTTAAAAGGAACACAGCTCATTAGTGGGGCTTATCATGCTGATTCGATTGGGGTCGCACAGTCTGAGTGGTATTTCGAAAAGGGCAAGTGGAAGCTTAAAAAAATGAACTGGAGCCCACTGCAAGCGTCAACTAGATAATGAAGTTAGGACTTAACGAAGAAAGAGGGCCACAACAGCGTTTGTGGTCCTCTTTCTTCGTATAAGTCACTTACACGTCTATTTTGTTAAAACGAAATAAAGTGCTCGTAATGTTGTAGATGGAAATAAAGCACTTGAGTAATCAGTCAGAAGGAGGTATCAACATAAGAATAAACCTATTAAACTTTTTAATTGGACTTTAATAAGGTAGTATTGGTTAGATAATAAGAGTTTAATAGGGCTGCTCCGTATCGATTGAACGTATATTTAATAAAAGGATATCAAGACTGTTTATTCCAATCGAAACAAAGGCATAGTCCTCAGGAATAAAAGGCTTATGATGTTTCTCCTTGCCATTATCGTATATCGACAACAAACGTATAGGAAACCTCACCATTCGTCCATTCTGCTAAGACTTCATAAATATACGTACCTTTATTTGCAGGAAGAGTGAATTCATTAGAATTATGTTTAATTTCTTTTTCCCTTCCTTCTTCATTCCATAAATACACTTTAATATCAGGATTTTCTTCAATCCGAATATCAACTTTTTCATTAGGACTTACACTAATTAATTCTAATTTATCTGCCATTTGATATGGAGATATGTAATCTGTTTGTACAACTTCAGTTCCTAAGCCTTTTTTTCTCTCCCATCGATAACTGCCATCTTCAATTTGGTATTCCATTCCGTTAATAATCACTTGTCCTGTCATAGTTGGAGGAAATTCACTGTCTTTTTCCTTGATTCCAGTATTTGAGCAACCCATTAGTAAAAGGATAGCGCTTGTTAAAACCACAATAAAAATGTGTTTTAATTTCAAAATAATAGTCCCTCCTTAATTTATTTGACGAATTTGTTCCATGTTCGTT
It encodes:
- the parE gene encoding DNA topoisomerase IV subunit B: MDLVKGRKNMDYNDEAIQVLEGLEAVRKRPGMYIGSTDARGLHHLVYEIVDNSVDEALAGHGDHIIVTIHKDNSISVQDHGRGMPTGMHKMGKPTPEIILTVLHAGGKFGQGGYKTSGGLHGVGASVVNALSESLEVTINRDGITYQQRFEDGGKPVTTLEKVGKSKKTGTTIHFKPDKKIFSTITYNYDTLCERLRESAFLLKGLKIEIIDKRHDRQDVFYYENGIEAFVEYLNEDKDSLHKVVSFEGQNATIEVEYAFQFNDGFSENVLSFVNNVRTKDGGTHEAGAKAAMTRVINEYARKVQLLKERDKNLEGTDIREGLAAVVSVRIPEELLQFEGQTKGKLGTSEARSAVDSVVSEHLQYFLEENPDMSSLLIKKAVKAAQAREAARKAREDARSGKKRKRSETVLSGKLTPAQSRNPERNELYLVEGDSAGGSAKQGRDRKFQAILPLRGKVINTEKAKLQDIFKNEEINTIIHAIGAGVGNDFNVDDTNYDKVVIMTDADTDGAHIQVLLITFFYRYMRPLLEAGKVFIALPPLYKVSKGTGKKEVIHYAWTDEELQEATKKVGRGYMIQRYKGLGEMNADQLWETTMDPTTRTLIRVKIDDAARAEKRITTLMGDKVEPRRKWIENNVAFGLEEDASILENENVMVAEEE
- the parC gene encoding DNA topoisomerase IV subunit A, which encodes MSTHEKYQDMPLEEVLGDRFGRYSKYIIQDRALPDARDGLKPVQRRILYAMNVEGNTHEKGFRKSAKTVGNVIGNYHPHGDTSVYDAMVRMSQDWKLRNFLVEMHGNNGSIDGDPPAAMRYTEARLSAISTELLRDIEKNTVEFIPNFDDTAEEPTVLPARFPNLLVNGSTGISAGYATEIPPHQLGEVIDGAIMRMDHPKCTVEELMKVISGPDFPTGGIIQGTDGIKKAYETGKGKFVIRGKAEIEDIRGGKQQIVITEIPFEVNKANLVKKIDEYRVDRKVEGISEVRDETDRTGLRIVVELKRDANANGVLNYLYKNSDLQITYNFNMVAIHNRRPKLMGLRELLDAYVAHQKEVVTKRSQYDLQKAKDREHIVEGLMKALSILDEVIRTIRGSKDKKDAKKNLQEKFFFTEPQSEAIVSLQLYRLTNTDITALKEEAEELAKKIKELTDILQNEKKLLVVIKKELRAIKKQFNDTRKTKIEDKIEELKINLEVLVASEDVMVTVTKDGYIKRTSLRSFAASNGQDLAMKETDRLLAQFEINTTDKLLVFTNKGNYLYFPVHELPDIRWKDLGQHVASLISIERDEQIVKVIPIKDFSAKQYMLFITKNGMAKKTELAQYQAQRYSRPLVAVNLKGDDEVVNVHLTSGEEDVFLTTRTGFALWFSEEEVNIVGPRAAGVKGINLKDDDFVVSGKLISKDASAVVIVTQRGAVKKMKLSEFEKTSRAKRGVVLLRELKTNPHRIASVEIVKANDTISILTDKGISEEIKVSDLRFNDRYSNGSFVLDESEAGQTIESWLLEDPS
- a CDS encoding ATP-binding protein: MERQLTTTKDPTSVKEFFISSLAEADENIVLTILDENGIYKYVSPNIERLLGYPPTFFGDKHCNYLIHPEDWHDWMINETQNYQRYSFIQYRMITHSNVEIWVESLFIIVPSATIREYVILSREITKRKQMEDALIQNEKLAAIGKLAAGIAHDIRNPLTSLKGFLDLMISGIQDPIYLQIMKTEIERIELTTNELMLLAKPSKKEVMRFDIQQIIRDTLMLLDTEAFKQQVQFRSDFHETPVYINGDPYQIKQVMINFVKNAIEAMMKKGVIEISVTQLEEACQVKIKDEGCGLTKEELNQIGRPFYTSKEQGNGLGLMMCEYILRNHKGFMSFSSEKNKGTTVTIQLPLSHK